In Hirschia baltica ATCC 49814, the genomic stretch GAAACGATTAAATCTATGGCTTCTAAATCATGTGGTCGAAGGCCTTTTACGGATACCCCTTCTTTGCGCCCACCGGAATCCGCCAAGACCATTTCTTCAATCACAGGCGCAACATTCACTACGCCATCTAATTCACTGATACGTCTACCTAGATCGTCAGCATCTGCGGTTGGCATTTCGACTGCATTTACATACACGTGCGGCTCAAAACCAACGACTTTTGAAAGCAATTCTAGCCGAAATCCATTCATGATCGACATGATAGTGATAAGCGCAAATACGGCCAATGTAACACCGACTGTAGAAACAACAGAAATCAGCGCTAAACCGCCATGCTCACGCTTTGCCCGAATGTACCGGAATGCAAGCATCCGTTCAAACGGACCAAAGGGCTGTGTGCCTTTTGCGTGCTCATCCAAGCCATCAACGCGAACAGATAACTCGGAAGCAGTTTGAGATCCGTTTGACATCCGTTTTAGGCACTCGCTGTTAGTTTATTCAATGCAGCGTCGAGACTCATTTCTTCCGTCACGCCGCTTATGCGGTCTTTAACTTCAACTACGCCATTTTTAAGACCACGCGGCCCAATAACGATAGCTTTTGGAATACCAATCAGCTCGAGAGTTGAAAGTTTTGCGCCCGGACGATCATCACGGTCATCATACATTGGATCTAATCCAGTAGCCCGAAGTTTCGCATAAACATCTTCACATGCCTTATCGCAAGCCTCATCACCCTGCCGAAGATTAACTACCGCAGACTTGAAAGGAGCAACCTCTTCAGGCCAAATTACGCCTTTGTCATCATGACAAGCTTCAATAATAGCACCGAGCAGACGAGACACCCCAACGCCATAAGAACCCATATGAACGGGCGCTTCCTTACCTTCTGGTGTCATAACCTTTGCCTTCATAGGCTCAGAATACTTCGTGCCAAAATTGAAGATATGACCAACCTCTATACCACGTGCAGAAACACGTCGCTCCTCTGGTACTTCTGACTCAAACTTAGTTTGATCATGCATTTCTTCTGTTGCTGCATAATATTGCGTGCGCTTTTCAAATTCACCCAGCAAATCACTGTCGAAGTCCAGATCCAGTCCAGGCGGAGGCATATTTACTAATTCAGCATCACAAAAGACTTCACTCTCGCCTGTTTCAGCTAGAATGATAAATTCGTGAGATAGATCCCCACCGATAGGGCCAGTATCCGCACGCATAGGCACGGCTTTCAGTCCCATTCTAGAAAATGTGTTTAGATAGGCACAAAACATTTTGTAATAGCTTTTTCGCGCTTCTACTTCATTTACGTCAAATGAATAGGCGTCTTTCATCAAAAATTCGCGCCCACGCATCACCCCAAAACGTGGTCGAATTTCGTCACGAAATTTCCATTGAATATGATAGAGATTCAGCGGCAATTGTTTGTAAGATTTCACATAAGAACGAAAGATATCAGTTATGACTTCTTCATTCGTTGGGCCAAACAACATTTCTCGGTCATGCCTATCGGTAATGCGCAGCATTTCCTTGCCATACGCATCATAGCGACCGCTTTCTTTCCAAAGGTCAGCTGGTTGTATGGTCGGCATTAAAAGCTCAATCGCACCAGCACGATTTTGTTCTTCGCGAACGATATTCTCAATTTTCTTCAGTACACGGAGTCCCAGAGGAAGCCATGTATAAATCCCAGAACCGGTTTGTTTCACCATTCCAGCGCGCAGCATTAGCTGGTGAGAAATAATCTTCGCTTCTGCAGGTGTCTCTTTTAGAACGGGCAGGAAAAATTTAGACAACCGCATACCTGGTCGACTCCTTTAGAGTAATAATCATTTTTCTGGATAAACGGCCTGCTCGTCCTACGCAACCAATAATACGCCCCAAGTCGATCTATCGGAGACTTATCTGTCTGTGTAATCTATAAATTCGATAAGGTCAGCGAACAGCCCCGAAACCATGCCAAGCCAAAACACAAACGTAAACAACGCGCCACCAGCAATCGCAATAACAGCTTTTTTGGGTAATTGATGATCTATTGGAGCCGATGCTTCAGATCCAGCGACTACTTCACCATTCTCTTCTTGTGTGACTGTTCCTCGAGAAATGAGAGGAAAGAACACAATCCATGATGAGATAAACCAAACAATGCCAATCTCGATCATTCCCATATTCATTTCCTCTCTTACTATCTCAATAATTAGTGGCTAGCTGGTTCCATTAATTCGATAAGGACACCGTTTGAGTTTTTCGGGTGGATAAAAATCATTGGCGTTCCATGGGCACCTATACGCGGTTGCCCGATAATTGAAGCACCCGCTGCTTTTGCGTCCTCAATAGCTTGAGTCACGCTATCGACTTCAAAACATACGTGATGTTGACCACCTTTAGGGTTTTTCTCCAAAAAATTCCGAATAGGAGATTTTTCGCCCAATGGTTCAATCAACTCTATCTGAGAATTGGGTAGATTTACAAACGCGACGCGAACGCCTTGCGCCTCCATTTCAAATGGTTGCACAAATTCTGTCGCGCCATAGAGCGTGCGATAGGTCTCCATCGCCTCTTCCAAATTTGGAACAGCAACCCCGACATGGTTTAAAGGACCAATTTTCAATTTATTCTCCCGTGCGTATTTTTATAATTATCTACACTCGAAGAATAGATATATCGACGAGTGGTCTTTTCCCAAATAACCCCTCTGCAGATTTGCGTACACTGCGCAAAAGCGCGCGCTCCACTTTATCATCGTCATCGATATCTTTACGGGAAACCTTATCCATTGCCGTTTCAGCTGCTTCATCTAATTGATCAAGCGACTCATCGACAACACGGCCATCAAGCTCAGAAAAACCTCTAGCCGTCACATAAGGGCCATCCTTAATCACACCTTTTTCATCTATCGCGATACTAACACTTAGATGACCAGACCAAGACATGCGCCGTCTTTCCTGCATTCCGCCTGAATGCTCTGGTGTAAGTCTATTTCCGTCTAAGAATAATCGCCCTGTTGGAACTTCATCAACCACTCGCGCCGGCCCAGGTGCTAAGCAAATTAGATCACCATTATTTGGCGTGATTGCTTCAGGAACCTGCATAGATAGAGCGTAACGCGCATGTTCGATAATGTGACGACGTTCTCCGTGCACAGGCACTGAAATTTTAGGTTTTGCCCATGAATACATACGTCGCAATTCGTCACGACATGGGTGACCGGAAACATGTATATGCTCTTGACGATCAGTGATGATCTTTACGCCGTTTTCAGCCAGTGCATTTTGAAGATCAAAGATTCCACGTTCATTACCCGGAATGACCCGAGAAGAGAACATAACAGTATCTCCTTCACCCATTTTTACACTCGGGTGACTTCCAGTCGCTATCTTTGATAAAGCAGCTCTTGGCTCACCTTGTGATCCTGTACAAAGATAAAGTACATTTTCAGGAGCAAGATGCTGGGCATCACTCGCCTCAACAAAATGAACATCTTTGAGCAAACCAACTTCTTTTGCCGCGTCCGTAATTCGGAACATGGAACGCCCGACCAAACAAACTGACCGTTCATTTTCCATTGCAGCAATACAACAACTCTCCAAGCGAGCCACATTGGAAGCAAATGTCGTAATTGCCACTTTTCCAGTTTGTTCGCCAACAACTTTAATTAAGTTTTCACGGACAGTTTCTTCAGATCCAGATTCGCCTTCTTCAAAAACGTTTGTTGAATCACATACGATGGCAAGAATGCCTTCTTCACCTAGCTCTTTTATCCGCTCCTCATCGAAACCTTTGCCAAGCATTGGATTTGGATCAATCTTCCAGTCGCCAGTATGAAAAATCACGCCTGCAGGTGTTCTAATCACTACACCGTTAGGCTCTGGAATAGAATGTGTGAGCGTTACATATTCAATGTCAAAAGGACCTATTGAACGCTTATCTCCCAAAGGAACAATATTTAATGGAACTTCTTTATCCAATTGCTTTTCTCGCAATTTTTCCTTGATGAGATACGCTGTAAAAGGGGTAGCATAAAGCGGTGCACGTAAACGCGGCCAAAGGTGCGCAATAGCACCAATATGATCCTCATGCGCGTGTGTGAGTACGATCCCAACGATCTGCTCTCGGATGGTTTCAAGAAACTCAGTGTCAGGCATGATCAAATCTATACCCGGCGTTTCTGGGCCACCGAATGTGACACCAACATCTACGATCAACCACTTCCGGTTAGCCCCGGAGCCAATAGCATAAGCATTTAGATTCATACCGATTTCTCGGCATCCGCCTACTGGCAGAAACAGTAATTCATCTTGAGTCATATTTTTTACTTTTTACGCGCGATATCTTTGTTGCGCTGATATAAAACCAGTAGACCGCGAATGGTTAGGTCTGGATCGAAATGATCAATGGTTGATGCTGCACCTTCAAAAAGAGATGCAACGCCTCCCGTAGCAACGGTTGTCATATTGGTTCCATACTCTTCTTTAATACGTGTGACTAGCCCATCTATGAGCGCCATATATCCCCAGAACACGCCTGATTGCATAGCACTGACAGTGTCAGTCCCAATAATTTTTCCGGATGCGGGAGGTTGTATAGCAACCCTTGGTAATTTTGCTGATGCATCATGCAGGGCACGCATGGATAAATTTATTCCGGGTGCAATAATGCCGCCTTCAAAACCACCATCAGCACCAACGATATCAAAAGTCGTCGCCGTTCCTGAATCTATAACAATCATCGGGCCGTCATACACCTCTAATGCACCCACCGCATTTACGAGACGGTCTGCCCCAACCTCAGATGGTTTGGGAATTTTAACGGCAACATCCATTTCGACATTTTCGCCAATAACAAATGGCTCTACATTCAAATAGCGACGTGCAAGGTTTCTCATATTGAACAAACCTTGAGGCACAACAGAAGAAATTATGCATGCATCAATATCTTCTATTTTCAATCCGCCCAAATGCATAAGCTGCGTCAACCATACAGCATAATCATCTGCTGTTTTTGTTGAGTCAGTTGCACTTCGCCATTGCGCGCGCCACTCTTTGCCATCGTGTATTGCAAAAAGTGTGTTTGTATTCCCCGTATCTACTGCAAGTAGCATTTTGATGTACCAATTGTTAAAATATGCGATATTTTGATGAGAGATTATCCAACCAAATTTACATCACCTGTTGTTACCAATTTGATTGTTCCATCTCCCATCTCCAGCATTAATGCGCCCGTTTCATTAATCCCACGCATAATACCAGTCATGGTTGATTGAGAGTCTTTTACTGAAATTGAATGATTATAACCTTCAGCATTGGCCAACCAATCTTGTCTTATAGGTTCAAAACCAAACTTTATAAGTGAATGCAAGCGGTTACCAAAGGTCACCTTTAGACTATCAAGGAAATTATCTGCATTCACAATCGCATTTGCCGATAAATCCTTCAAGCAAACCGTTGGTTGATCTATCTCTGGCGCTCTTAAAATATTAACGCCAACTCCCAATGCGACCCAGCTCAAATCTTTTGAGACCTGACCGGTTTCTATAAGAACACCTGAAAATTTGTGACGCTCACACCGAACATCATTGGGCCATTTTAGCTGTAATTTACTTGCTGGCACCCCCTCAAGAAGCGCTGCATCATAAATAGCTAAACCCGCCAGAAAGCTCAATTTTGATATTTGATCGAAGCTACCATCAAATGGAAACAATGCTGTTGCCGACAGATTTCCTTCAGGGGCTTGCCAAGGGCGACCTAGCCGCCCCTTGCCATTTATTTGTTTTCTAGCAGCAATCCAACACGGTCCAAACTCACCTGTTGATGCACGCCGTTTGGCTTCAGCATTTGTACTATCTAACTCGTCATACCATTGAACCGGCCACGCATGCGCCAGCGCAGATTCAATAAGTTTGGTCATTATCCAGCAGCCGCAGCAGTTCCTATAATTCCGGTCATCCATCCAATCCAGATAACGAGAACAGGGAAAGCTAGAATAGTCGCACCATAAATAGACACGGACACCATACCATCGGCAGGTTCCAGAGCTTCTTCGTCGGATGTTTTGGCCCACATAGCCCAGATGAGACGAAGATAATATCCAAGAGATACAACCGACCCAATAACACCCACAGCAACCAACCAATAGAGCTCTGATTTAAGAGCTGCTTCAAACACAACCCATTTGCCTAGGAAACCCGCCATTGGAGGAATACCTGCAACGGAAAACACAAGCACTGTCATTGCTACTGCTAAACCAGGACGAGATGTCGATAATCCATTCAGGTCTGAAATTTCTTCCACTTGTCCGTCCCGGCGACGCATAGCAAGCACTATCCCAAACATACCCAATGTCGTGATGACATAAATAGTCATGTATGTGAGAACAGATGCCGCACCATTCACCTCGCCAGCAGCAACCCCCATCAGAGCATAACCAACATTTGCGATAGAAGAATATGCAAGCAAGCGTTTAATGTTGTTTTGAGCAAGTCCGCCAAAAGCACCAACCAGCATTGAAATCGCAGAAACAATCGCAATAATCAGCATCCATGACTCTTCATACACACCAAATACGGTGAACATGATATTTGCCAACACTGCAACAGTTGCCAATTTTGGAGCTGTCGAGAAGAAGGTTACGACCGGTGTTGGAGCACCTTCATAAACATCTGGCGTCCAAACATGGAATGGAGCAGCGGATGCCTTGAAGGAAAGCGCCATCAAGATAAGTACAAGCCCGAATGTCAGCCCTATGCTTTGGTCTGCTGCCGCGATTTGTTCGAAACTTGCAAATCCCGTGTAACCATAAACCAAGGAACAACCAAAAAGCAGTAATCCAGATGCAAGTGCACCCAATACAAAATACTTCAAGCCAGCTTCAGCGGATCGACGACTATCTCTGTTAAACGCAGCTAACACATAGGAAGACAGAGAAAGTGTTTCTATCCCCATATAAAGCGTCATCAAATTATTGGCTGAAAGCATAACGCCCATACCGGCACTACCGAACATAACAAGTAGAGTATACTCAAACTTATTCATGTTCTCGCGATGCAAATATCCACCTGCAACGAGCAGAGCGATCGCACCAACACCATAAGATACAGCTTTGGCAATCGCGATAAATGGTGTGACTTTATAAAGCCCATTAAACGCTGTACTTGCATCTACCGCAGACTGGCTAGCAGCAAGAAATGCAGCACCAGCTAAAGCAAGAGCACCGAGCAATCTCGACAATCCATTGAAGGATTGTTTGAAAGTTGCACCGAGCAAAACACCTATAAGTGCGACCCCAATGAGCAACGCTTCAGGCGCTGCTATGGAAATGTCGTTTAGAATATCCATTTTACACCTCTACCTATTTGCTCATTAAACTTAGAATTTCGACAGCTGATGTTTCTGAAATGTCGAAGACCAATGATGGGAACACACCTAGAAGCAGTGTACCAATCGCAAGGATCGCCAATATGGCTCCTTCGATAAATGTGACATCATAGGCTATTTCTGGTTTCTCGAGTTCAGGGTTTTTAATAACGCCAAACACAGTCGCTCTAAACAATGTAAGCATGTAAACAGCCGACAAAATCATACCAATAGCTGCACCAGCAGCCGCCCAAGGGTTAGCTTTAAATCCACCCACCATAGACACGATTTCACCGATAAATCCTGATGTTCCCGGCAAACCAACATTCGCCATTGTAAAGAACATAAACAAGGCTGCATAAATCGGCATTCTATGAACGAGACCACCATATGCGGCGATATCTCGAGTGTGCAGACGATCATATACAACACCAACACACAAGAAGAGCGCGCTAGATATCAGACCGTGTGAAAACATCTGGAAAATCGCACCTTGGATACCTTCTTCATTGAAAGCAAATATACCAAGAGTCACAAGCCCCATGTGAGCGACGGAAGAATAAGCAATGAGCTTTTTCATATCTGTCTGACGGAATGCAACAAGCGACGCGTATATAACGGCAATAACAGACAACGTGAAAACCAATGGTTGGAAAAGCACTGATGCATCTGGGAACATCGGTAAAGAGAAGCGAAGCATCCCATAACCACCCATTTTCAAGAGCACACCAGCTAGAATAACAGATCCAGCTGTTGGTGCTTGCACGTGCGCGTCAGGTAACCAAGTATGCACTGGGAACATCGGTAACTTAACTGCAAATGAAGCAAAGAAAGCTAACCATAACCAAGTTTGCACTTCCGGTGCAAAGGCGTGTTGTTGCAACGTTGGAATATCTGTTGTTCCTACAGTTACGTATATGTAGATCAAAGCAGCCAACAGCGCTAACGATCCAAGCAATGTGTAGAGGAAGAATTTAAACGCAGCATACAAGCGATTTGCGCCACCCCAGATACCAATGATGATAAACATCGGTATCAATCCACCTTCAAAGAAGATGTAAAACAGCACGAGATCCATCGCACAGAAAACACCTAACATAAGCGTCTCTAGAACGAGGAAAGCAATCATATATTCTGCAAATCTAATCTTGATGTTATTCCAGCTAGCTAGAACACATATCGGCATCAAGAATGTTGTCAGCAAAATAAGCAGCATAGACATTCCATCTACGCCGAGCTTGTATGAAATCTGCCCAAACCAAGACACATCTTCAATGAGTTGATATCCTGGTGCAGAAGGGTTGAACTCAGACATTGCCCACAATGACAACACGAATGTTGCAAGTGTCACCACAAGTGCAGCGAGACGAACTGTTTCGCGAGATTGCTCTCCGACAGCTGCTCGCGTCAATAAAATGATCAACGCCCCGACGAGGGGTAAGAATGTGATCATTGAAAGGATGGGAAATGATGCCATCAGTTCGCTCCTGATTGGCCAGATAAGGCCACTGCACCAAACACCACTGCTGCTATGAGAATGATGAATGCGTAATGATAAAGGTAACCAGTGTGAAGACGAGAAAGTCCACCGGCACTAGCTTTTGTTAAGTTCGAAATTCCATTCGGTCCCAGTCCATCAATGATTTTCATATCAATGATTTTCCAGAAAAAGTCTCCCAAAGCTTTAGACCCCTTTACGAACACAAAGTCGTAAATCTCATCAAAATACCATTTGTTAGACAAGAATGCGTGCATTGGCCCTGAACGCTCACCCATTGATCTTGGAATGTGCGGCACAAATCCATAGAAGATTATTGCTAACACTAGACCAGACATCCAAGCACAGAATGGTGCCCATAGGACCCATGTTGGAGGGTGGATACCGTGATGACCGTCCCCATGGTCTGCGTCTGCAGCAGCGTGACCAGACGCCTCAGCATGATCATCACCGTGGTTTTCTTCACCATGAGAATTGGCCGCAACAACATGTTCTGTAACAGGAGCATGACCATCTTCACCGTCGTGTGACGTTTCCGCAATCTCTGCTTTATAGATAGAACTTCCCCAGAAGTCTTTGTTGACCTTAGTTAAGTCTCCAATAAACGCGCTGTAGAATACCACACCAGCTAAGACTGCTCCCCCTGCGAGTAGATAAAGAGGCATTCCCATTACAAGTGGCGCGTCATGAGCGTGATCGAAATCATGTTTAT encodes the following:
- the proS gene encoding proline--tRNA ligase is translated as MRLSKFFLPVLKETPAEAKIISHQLMLRAGMVKQTGSGIYTWLPLGLRVLKKIENIVREEQNRAGAIELLMPTIQPADLWKESGRYDAYGKEMLRITDRHDREMLFGPTNEEVITDIFRSYVKSYKQLPLNLYHIQWKFRDEIRPRFGVMRGREFLMKDAYSFDVNEVEARKSYYKMFCAYLNTFSRMGLKAVPMRADTGPIGGDLSHEFIILAETGESEVFCDAELVNMPPPGLDLDFDSDLLGEFEKRTQYYAATEEMHDQTKFESEVPEERRVSARGIEVGHIFNFGTKYSEPMKAKVMTPEGKEAPVHMGSYGVGVSRLLGAIIEACHDDKGVIWPEEVAPFKSAVVNLRQGDEACDKACEDVYAKLRATGLDPMYDDRDDRPGAKLSTLELIGIPKAIVIGPRGLKNGVVEVKDRISGVTEEMSLDAALNKLTASA
- a CDS encoding DUF1467 family protein, with translation MGMIEIGIVWFISSWIVFFPLISRGTVTQEENGEVVAGSEASAPIDHQLPKKAVIAIAGGALFTFVFWLGMVSGLFADLIEFIDYTDR
- the mce gene encoding methylmalonyl-CoA epimerase yields the protein MKIGPLNHVGVAVPNLEEAMETYRTLYGATEFVQPFEMEAQGVRVAFVNLPNSQIELIEPLGEKSPIRNFLEKNPKGGQHHVCFEVDSVTQAIEDAKAAGASIIGQPRIGAHGTPMIFIHPKNSNGVLIELMEPASH
- a CDS encoding ribonuclease J is translated as MTQDELLFLPVGGCREIGMNLNAYAIGSGANRKWLIVDVGVTFGGPETPGIDLIMPDTEFLETIREQIVGIVLTHAHEDHIGAIAHLWPRLRAPLYATPFTAYLIKEKLREKQLDKEVPLNIVPLGDKRSIGPFDIEYVTLTHSIPEPNGVVIRTPAGVIFHTGDWKIDPNPMLGKGFDEERIKELGEEGILAIVCDSTNVFEEGESGSEETVRENLIKVVGEQTGKVAITTFASNVARLESCCIAAMENERSVCLVGRSMFRITDAAKEVGLLKDVHFVEASDAQHLAPENVLYLCTGSQGEPRAALSKIATGSHPSVKMGEGDTVMFSSRVIPGNERGIFDLQNALAENGVKIITDRQEHIHVSGHPCRDELRRMYSWAKPKISVPVHGERRHIIEHARYALSMQVPEAITPNNGDLICLAPGPARVVDEVPTGRLFLDGNRLTPEHSGGMQERRRMSWSGHLSVSIAIDEKGVIKDGPYVTARGFSELDGRVVDESLDQLDEAAETAMDKVSRKDIDDDDKVERALLRSVRKSAEGLFGKRPLVDISILRV
- a CDS encoding type III pantothenate kinase, producing the protein MLLAVDTGNTNTLFAIHDGKEWRAQWRSATDSTKTADDYAVWLTQLMHLGGLKIEDIDACIISSVVPQGLFNMRNLARRYLNVEPFVIGENVEMDVAVKIPKPSEVGADRLVNAVGALEVYDGPMIVIDSGTATTFDIVGADGGFEGGIIAPGINLSMRALHDASAKLPRVAIQPPASGKIIGTDTVSAMQSGVFWGYMALIDGLVTRIKEEYGTNMTTVATGGVASLFEGAASTIDHFDPDLTIRGLLVLYQRNKDIARKK
- a CDS encoding biotin--[acetyl-CoA-carboxylase] ligase, which encodes MTKLIESALAHAWPVQWYDELDSTNAEAKRRASTGEFGPCWIAARKQINGKGRLGRPWQAPEGNLSATALFPFDGSFDQISKLSFLAGLAIYDAALLEGVPASKLQLKWPNDVRCERHKFSGVLIETGQVSKDLSWVALGVGVNILRAPEIDQPTVCLKDLSANAIVNADNFLDSLKVTFGNRLHSLIKFGFEPIRQDWLANAEGYNHSISVKDSQSTMTGIMRGINETGALMLEMGDGTIKLVTTGDVNLVG
- a CDS encoding NADH-quinone oxidoreductase subunit N yields the protein MDILNDISIAAPEALLIGVALIGVLLGATFKQSFNGLSRLLGALALAGAAFLAASQSAVDASTAFNGLYKVTPFIAIAKAVSYGVGAIALLVAGGYLHRENMNKFEYTLLVMFGSAGMGVMLSANNLMTLYMGIETLSLSSYVLAAFNRDSRRSAEAGLKYFVLGALASGLLLFGCSLVYGYTGFASFEQIAAADQSIGLTFGLVLILMALSFKASAAPFHVWTPDVYEGAPTPVVTFFSTAPKLATVAVLANIMFTVFGVYEESWMLIIAIVSAISMLVGAFGGLAQNNIKRLLAYSSIANVGYALMGVAAGEVNGAASVLTYMTIYVITTLGMFGIVLAMRRRDGQVEEISDLNGLSTSRPGLAVAMTVLVFSVAGIPPMAGFLGKWVVFEAALKSELYWLVAVGVIGSVVSLGYYLRLIWAMWAKTSDEEALEPADGMVSVSIYGATILAFPVLVIWIGWMTGIIGTAAAAG
- a CDS encoding NADH-quinone oxidoreductase subunit M; this translates as MASFPILSMITFLPLVGALIILLTRAAVGEQSRETVRLAALVVTLATFVLSLWAMSEFNPSAPGYQLIEDVSWFGQISYKLGVDGMSMLLILLTTFLMPICVLASWNNIKIRFAEYMIAFLVLETLMLGVFCAMDLVLFYIFFEGGLIPMFIIIGIWGGANRLYAAFKFFLYTLLGSLALLAALIYIYVTVGTTDIPTLQQHAFAPEVQTWLWLAFFASFAVKLPMFPVHTWLPDAHVQAPTAGSVILAGVLLKMGGYGMLRFSLPMFPDASVLFQPLVFTLSVIAVIYASLVAFRQTDMKKLIAYSSVAHMGLVTLGIFAFNEEGIQGAIFQMFSHGLISSALFLCVGVVYDRLHTRDIAAYGGLVHRMPIYAALFMFFTMANVGLPGTSGFIGEIVSMVGGFKANPWAAAGAAIGMILSAVYMLTLFRATVFGVIKNPELEKPEIAYDVTFIEGAILAILAIGTLLLGVFPSLVFDISETSAVEILSLMSK